One genomic window of Methanobacterium sp. includes the following:
- the pseB gene encoding UDP-N-acetylglucosamine 4,6-dehydratase (inverting): MLNDKTILITGGTGSFGKKFTKKILREYNPKKIIIYSRDEYKQFLMQGQFKEYAQKLRFFIGDVRDEKRLYRAFDGVDVVIHAAALKQVPAAEYNPIEAIKTNIHGAENIINAAIDKGVKKVIALSTDKAVNPVNLYGATKLVSDKLFISGNAYVGEKDTLFTVVRYGNVSGSRGSVIPFFKSLIDQGKNVIPITDMRMTRFWITLDDAVDLVIKAIEEAKGGELYVRKCPSFKVTDLAKAMKEDCEFEDVGIRPGEKLHEVMVTEEDSRTTYEYNDHYIIYPDFDWWEHINNKPGGKKVVDRFRYSSDNNSEWLSVEEIRNLLGKIDIVY; encoded by the coding sequence ATGTTAAATGATAAAACAATCTTAATTACCGGAGGCACAGGATCCTTTGGTAAAAAATTTACAAAAAAAATTTTAAGGGAATATAATCCAAAAAAAATAATTATCTATTCAAGAGATGAGTATAAACAGTTTTTAATGCAGGGACAGTTTAAGGAATATGCCCAAAAACTTAGATTTTTCATTGGGGATGTTAGAGACGAAAAGAGATTATACAGGGCATTTGATGGAGTAGATGTTGTAATACATGCTGCAGCATTAAAACAGGTTCCTGCAGCAGAATATAATCCTATCGAGGCCATTAAAACCAATATACATGGTGCTGAAAACATTATTAATGCGGCCATTGATAAAGGAGTTAAAAAAGTAATTGCCCTATCAACAGACAAGGCAGTAAATCCCGTAAATCTATATGGAGCAACAAAACTTGTCTCAGATAAGCTATTTATTTCAGGAAACGCCTACGTAGGAGAAAAAGACACGCTTTTCACTGTTGTAAGATACGGAAACGTATCTGGAAGCCGCGGTTCTGTCATTCCATTCTTTAAATCATTAATTGATCAGGGTAAAAATGTTATACCAATTACTGATATGAGAATGACCAGATTCTGGATTACGCTTGATGACGCTGTTGATCTGGTTATTAAGGCAATAGAAGAAGCTAAAGGCGGAGAACTGTATGTAAGGAAATGTCCTTCTTTTAAAGTCACAGATCTGGCTAAAGCAATGAAAGAAGACTGTGAATTTGAAGATGTTGGAATCAGGCCCGGAGAAAAGCTTCACGAAGTAATGGTGACTGAGGAAGATTCAAGAACCACATATGAATACAATGACCATTACATCATTTACCCTGATTTTGACTGGTGGGAACATATAAATAATAAACCAGGCGGTAAAAAAGTAGTGGACAGATTTAGATATTCTTCAGATAACAACAGCGAATGGCTTTCTGTTGAAGAAATTAGAAATTTACTTGGAAAGATAGATATTGTCTATTAG
- a CDS encoding glycosyltransferase family 4 protein, translated as MKILNVKVGPPADDYSAWIRIIKIANLMTSLGHEMDFVIYTGLDDFNEEIKKQINFPYEVVKVSPLTIYSKHFKKIKEGNYDLVFCNGQLTHAVLFLTKFKDVTFIMDKHGDVVKEFLLYENGLKFNPSSIFKYLFFKTMDYLNLHFSDRINCVSHKMIEDLYSRGLKPNKAAYVTNGIDLSLFKEPENSKIHEIKDILDINNQMVFTYLGACEKWQGIDKFIEAAEELKDRDELAFVIVGGKKRKDDGNIRYIPKVPQSEVVYYYAISDVLVLPRPTHPAAEVAAPTKFPEYLAMGKPILTTEVGDAAEFVRENQCGIIVKNNDPECLIEGILELKNKDKDVIRKMGINSKKLAKKEFSMEKMASDLSNAFQIEY; from the coding sequence ATGAAAATTCTTAATGTTAAAGTAGGGCCACCAGCTGATGATTATTCTGCATGGATAAGAATAATTAAAATAGCAAATTTAATGACCTCATTAGGTCATGAAATGGATTTTGTTATTTATACTGGATTGGATGATTTTAATGAGGAAATTAAAAAACAAATTAATTTTCCCTATGAAGTAGTTAAAGTTTCACCTCTAACCATTTATTCCAAACATTTTAAAAAGATTAAAGAAGGAAATTATGACTTAGTATTCTGTAATGGACAACTAACCCATGCAGTACTCTTTTTAACAAAATTTAAAGATGTTACGTTTATTATGGATAAACATGGAGATGTAGTGAAAGAATTTTTGCTTTATGAAAATGGTTTAAAATTCAATCCATCCTCTATTTTTAAATACCTATTTTTTAAAACAATGGATTATCTTAATCTTCATTTTTCAGATAGGATCAACTGCGTATCTCATAAAATGATTGAAGACCTGTACAGCCGTGGACTTAAGCCCAATAAAGCTGCATATGTTACAAATGGTATTGATTTAAGCTTATTTAAAGAACCTGAAAATTCTAAAATACATGAAATCAAAGATATATTGGATATTAATAACCAGATGGTTTTCACATATTTAGGGGCCTGTGAAAAATGGCAGGGAATAGATAAGTTCATTGAGGCTGCAGAAGAGCTAAAAGATCGTGATGAACTGGCATTTGTTATTGTAGGAGGTAAAAAAAGAAAAGATGATGGTAACATCAGATATATCCCCAAGGTTCCCCAAAGTGAAGTGGTATACTATTACGCTATAAGCGATGTTCTGGTTTTACCACGTCCCACTCATCCTGCAGCAGAAGTAGCCGCACCAACCAAATTTCCAGAATATCTGGCCATGGGAAAACCTATTTTAACAACAGAAGTAGGAGATGCGGCTGAATTTGTAAGAGAGAACCAATGCGGTATAATTGTAAAAAATAATGATCCTGAATGTTTAATTGAAGGAATATTAGAATTAAAAAATAAGGATAAAGATGTAATTAGAAAAATGGGCATAAATTCGAAAAAACTTGCTAAAAAAGAGTTTTCAATGGAAAAAATGGCTTCTGATCTATCTAATGCCTTTCAAATTGAGTATTAG
- a CDS encoding glycosyltransferase family protein, whose amino-acid sequence MKIGAIVQARTSSTRLPDKVLKKLPYNSNITVLEQVIRRLKESKKLNEIVIATTTDDNDKKIVEIAKKENVPWFRGSKNNVLERYYLAAAENNLDVVVRITSDCPCVDPEVVDLIIENHLKNDSDYTSNTLTRTYPVGLDVEVINFKSLKKCYDNAGTDLEKEHVTLYVHNNLNQFKTKNIVFNEPEMSDIRITLDTEEDYALLCAVFDYLYEDNELFKLNQIIDLFKHKPWLKLINKKIMAKKSFKTFEDQLEEALIILEMQELNDVKKFLEESSRI is encoded by the coding sequence ATGAAAATTGGAGCAATAGTACAGGCGCGAACATCTTCAACACGGCTTCCAGATAAAGTTTTGAAAAAATTACCCTATAATAGTAATATAACTGTTTTAGAACAGGTAATCAGAAGATTAAAGGAGTCAAAAAAGCTAAATGAGATTGTAATTGCCACAACTACCGATGATAATGATAAAAAGATAGTTGAAATCGCAAAAAAAGAGAATGTGCCCTGGTTTAGAGGCAGTAAAAATAATGTGCTGGAAAGATACTATTTAGCTGCTGCAGAGAACAATTTAGACGTTGTGGTAAGAATAACCAGCGATTGTCCGTGCGTTGATCCTGAAGTTGTTGATTTAATAATAGAAAATCATTTAAAAAATGATTCTGATTATACTTCCAATACTTTGACTAGAACTTATCCTGTAGGACTGGATGTGGAAGTAATTAATTTTAAATCACTTAAAAAGTGTTATGATAATGCAGGTACAGATTTAGAAAAAGAACATGTGACATTGTATGTACATAACAATTTAAATCAGTTTAAGACAAAAAATATAGTTTTTAATGAGCCTGAAATGTCTGATATTCGAATAACTCTGGATACTGAAGAAGATTATGCTTTATTGTGCGCGGTTTTTGATTATCTCTATGAAGATAATGAATTATTTAAATTAAATCAAATTATAGATCTATTTAAACATAAGCCATGGCTTAAACTTATAAATAAAAAAATAATGGCAAAAAAATCATTTAAAACATTTGAGGATCAGCTTGAAGAGGCTTTAATTATTTTAGAGATGCAGGAGTTGAATGATGTAAAAAAATTCCTGGAAGAATCCAGTAGGATATAA
- the pseG gene encoding UDP-2,4-diacetamido-2,4,6-trideoxy-beta-L-altropyranose hydrolase: MKVLIITEGSSKIGFGHVTRCTSLYQAFSEKEASVHFIVNGDSKIQSILQNTDYAIFNWLEDSERLFKLLKDFDIVIIDSYLADEAFYQKLSKSVPLAAYIDDNNRINYPEGIVINGSILAERINYPLTDRVDYLLGSQYIPLRREFWSVPEKTIKTDIKSIMLTFGGDDLRNLTPDILKLLIRYHPDLNKKIVIGRGFKNKSEIEKLKDDKTELIYYPDAQGMLKTMLESDIAISAGGQTLYELARVGLPSISIGVAYNQTHNVKNWEKIGFIDFAGFWDSENLHESILEKLDLLLDKKIRIKKCRIGRKFVDGKGAIKIAKRCLNRYYSKKIKIRTANTEDINNVYELSNENEVRKNSFNTDKIEFEHHKKWFKDKLEDPDAVFLIAESSTEFLGQVRFDLEGNEATISISINKDFRELGLGSIIIKKSIEYLKLNIPHIKIIKAYIKESNKKSINLFEKMGFKNRENFWMENQDALLYIYKIRD; encoded by the coding sequence ATGAAGGTTCTAATAATTACTGAAGGCAGCAGTAAAATTGGTTTTGGACATGTAACCAGATGCACGTCTTTATATCAGGCTTTTAGCGAAAAGGAAGCATCTGTTCATTTTATTGTAAATGGAGATTCAAAAATCCAATCGATCCTTCAAAATACTGATTATGCAATATTCAACTGGTTGGAAGATTCTGAAAGACTTTTTAAATTACTGAAAGACTTTGACATAGTGATTATAGACTCTTATTTAGCTGATGAAGCTTTCTATCAAAAATTATCGAAATCAGTACCGCTGGCTGCTTATATTGACGATAATAACAGAATCAATTATCCTGAGGGAATAGTAATTAATGGTTCCATACTTGCAGAAAGAATTAATTATCCGCTAACTGACAGAGTTGATTATCTACTTGGAAGCCAGTATATACCATTAAGGCGTGAATTCTGGAGTGTTCCAGAAAAAACAATTAAAACAGATATTAAAAGCATCATGCTTACGTTTGGTGGGGATGATTTAAGAAATTTAACTCCAGATATACTGAAGCTTTTAATAAGATATCATCCTGATTTGAATAAAAAAATCGTAATTGGTAGAGGATTTAAAAATAAATCTGAAATTGAAAAATTAAAGGATGATAAAACAGAACTTATATATTACCCTGATGCTCAGGGAATGTTAAAAACAATGCTTGAATCCGATATAGCCATATCTGCCGGCGGACAAACTTTATATGAACTGGCAAGGGTTGGTTTACCGAGCATATCAATAGGAGTGGCTTATAATCAGACTCATAATGTAAAAAATTGGGAAAAGATTGGTTTTATAGATTTTGCAGGTTTCTGGGACTCTGAGAATTTACATGAATCAATATTGGAAAAATTAGATTTACTGTTGGATAAAAAAATAAGAATAAAAAAATGCAGAATTGGAAGGAAATTTGTAGATGGTAAAGGAGCCATAAAGATAGCTAAAAGGTGTTTAAATAGATATTATTCAAAAAAAATTAAAATAAGAACTGCAAATACAGAAGACATTAACAATGTTTATGAATTGTCCAATGAAAATGAGGTAAGGAAAAATTCTTTTAATACAGACAAAATCGAATTTGAACACCATAAAAAATGGTTTAAAGATAAATTAGAAGATCCTGATGCTGTATTTCTAATAGCAGAAAGTTCCACAGAATTTTTAGGCCAGGTAAGATTTGATTTAGAAGGAAATGAAGCCACTATAAGTATCAGCATTAATAAGGATTTTAGAGAACTGGGTTTGGGAAGTATCATCATAAAAAAATCAATTGAATATCTTAAACTTAATATTCCCCATATTAAAATAATCAAAGCATATATAAAGGAAAGTAATAAAAAATCCATTAATTTATTTGAAAAAATGGGTTTTAAAAACAGGGAAAATTTCTGGATGGAAAATCAGGACGCATTACTGTATATATATAAAATTAGGGATTAG
- a CDS encoding oligosaccharide flippase family protein, with the protein MSEYKLFVQRIGLVGITNVLVSLASLILLPILSKNLPVQDYGVWVQFIATFAFIPLIVNLGLPYTMVRFLAVKHEKGEIQEGFYSITLLLLLVSLITAMALFLLSGQIASLLFNGNIEISKLLALSIIIGILSTSFFSYFRTFQQMKLFSILTLLQTYLGVIMVIIFVYLGFSVSGVVLGYIIAQIITFVLAMALIIRQIGFKVPKFENMTEYLSFGIPTVPGNLSSWMVDMSDRYVIGILLGTAFVGYYSPGYTLGNLILMMMAPFTYLLPSVLFSYYDQNKIEEVIIHLQYSIKYFILLALPAVFGLSLLSKPLLTILSTSEIASNGYLITPFVALGAFLLGIYGLISQILALEKKTKIIGSLWMIAAVINIILNIIFVPLLGIVAAAISTLIAYGFVFGVSTYYSLKNIKIGFDWEFIIKSLIASILMSLVLIFINPTSAFWIITTVIICSGVYIGLVLLFRGISKDEIEFFKNLMK; encoded by the coding sequence TTGAGCGAATATAAACTTTTTGTACAGAGAATTGGGTTGGTAGGAATAACAAATGTGCTTGTAAGCTTAGCTTCTCTTATTTTACTTCCAATACTATCTAAAAATCTTCCTGTTCAAGATTATGGTGTGTGGGTGCAGTTTATTGCAACTTTTGCCTTCATTCCTTTAATTGTGAATTTAGGGCTGCCTTATACAATGGTTAGATTTCTGGCAGTAAAACATGAAAAAGGCGAAATCCAGGAAGGATTTTATTCGATAACTTTGTTATTACTCCTGGTAAGTTTAATTACAGCGATGGCACTGTTTTTACTTTCAGGTCAGATAGCATCGCTCCTTTTCAACGGAAATATAGAAATTTCTAAATTACTGGCATTAAGTATCATTATAGGCATTTTAAGCACTTCATTTTTCAGTTATTTTAGAACATTTCAGCAGATGAAGTTATTTTCAATTCTTACTTTATTGCAGACATATCTTGGAGTGATTATGGTGATAATTTTTGTATATTTAGGTTTCAGCGTATCGGGAGTAGTCCTTGGATACATCATTGCACAAATTATAACTTTTGTACTGGCAATGGCTCTTATAATACGGCAGATTGGGTTTAAAGTTCCTAAATTTGAAAATATGACGGAATATTTATCATTTGGAATACCAACGGTTCCTGGAAACTTATCTAGCTGGATGGTAGATATGAGCGATCGTTACGTTATTGGAATCTTACTGGGTACTGCATTTGTTGGTTACTATTCTCCAGGATATACTCTTGGAAATCTGATTTTAATGATGATGGCTCCATTTACATATCTTTTACCTTCTGTATTATTCTCTTACTATGATCAAAACAAAATCGAGGAAGTTATAATCCATTTACAGTATTCTATTAAATATTTCATATTACTGGCATTGCCTGCGGTCTTCGGGCTATCGCTCTTATCAAAACCTTTACTAACCATTTTAAGTACATCAGAAATAGCTTCCAATGGCTATCTTATTACTCCTTTTGTAGCTCTAGGCGCATTTTTGCTGGGCATATATGGACTAATCAGCCAAATACTGGCTTTAGAAAAGAAAACAAAAATTATAGGTTCTCTTTGGATGATAGCAGCTGTTATTAACATTATTTTAAATATCATATTTGTGCCTCTTTTAGGAATAGTAGCCGCTGCAATCAGCACGCTAATTGCATATGGATTTGTATTTGGTGTTTCCACATATTATTCTCTAAAAAACATTAAAATCGGTTTTGATTGGGAATTTATAATTAAAAGTTTAATTGCATCCATTTTGATGTCGCTGGTCTTAATATTCATAAATCCAACCTCCGCTTTCTGGATAATAACCACCGTTATAATATGTTCAGGAGTTTATATTGGACTGGTTCTATTATTTAGAGGAATTTCTAAAGATGAAATTGAATTCTTTAAGAATTTGATGAAATAG
- the pseI gene encoding pseudaminic acid synthase — protein MNFKIGKKEVGENNPVFIIAELSANHLGDFDVAVETIKAIKGAGADAVKFQTYTPDTITMDCKNDYFKIKQGTIWDGQYLYDLYQDAYMPWEWQPKLKKIAEKLGLIAFSSPFDKTAVDFLEDMDMPAYKIASFEITDIPLIEYVASTGKPVIISTGIAEFEDIELAVETCRKEGNDQIALLKCTSSYPAPLEEINLNTIPHLRETFNTVVGLSDHTLGNSVPAASVALGANIIEKHFILDRSLGGPDAEFSLEPDEFKSMVESVREVEKALGKVNYELTEKTRASRDFSRSLFVVKDIKKGEKFTEDNIQSIRPGFGLHPKYLKEITGKKAIQDIKKGTPLNWNVFGD, from the coding sequence ATGAATTTCAAAATAGGCAAAAAAGAAGTGGGAGAGAATAATCCTGTTTTCATCATTGCTGAACTTTCGGCAAACCATTTAGGAGATTTTGATGTTGCAGTAGAAACTATTAAAGCAATAAAAGGTGCAGGTGCAGATGCGGTTAAATTCCAAACATATACTCCAGATACAATAACAATGGATTGTAAAAATGACTATTTTAAAATAAAACAGGGCACCATATGGGACGGCCAGTATCTTTACGACCTTTATCAGGATGCATACATGCCCTGGGAATGGCAGCCAAAACTAAAAAAGATAGCAGAAAAATTAGGGCTCATTGCATTTTCTTCACCATTCGATAAAACGGCAGTGGATTTTCTTGAAGATATGGACATGCCAGCATATAAAATTGCGTCATTTGAAATAACAGATATCCCTTTAATAGAATATGTGGCTTCTACTGGTAAGCCAGTGATTATTTCTACAGGAATAGCTGAATTTGAAGATATTGAATTAGCAGTAGAAACATGTAGAAAGGAAGGAAACGATCAAATTGCGCTTTTAAAATGCACATCATCCTATCCGGCTCCTTTAGAAGAAATTAACCTCAATACCATTCCTCATTTAAGAGAAACATTCAATACTGTGGTTGGTTTATCAGACCATACTTTAGGTAATTCTGTTCCAGCAGCTTCTGTTGCACTTGGTGCTAATATAATCGAAAAGCACTTTATTTTAGACCGTAGTCTAGGAGGGCCTGACGCTGAATTTTCATTAGAGCCTGATGAATTCAAAAGTATGGTAGAATCAGTTAGAGAAGTGGAAAAAGCATTGGGAAAGGTAAATTATGAACTCACAGAAAAAACAAGGGCAAGCAGAGATTTTTCACGTTCATTATTTGTGGTTAAGGATATTAAAAAGGGAGAAAAGTTTACAGAAGATAATATACAGTCCATAAGACCTGGTTTCGGACTTCATCCAAAATATTTGAAAGAAATCACAGGAAAAAAAGCCATTCAAGATATAAAAAAAGGAACTCCTCTTAACTGGAATGTTTTTGGGGATTAA
- the pseC gene encoding UDP-4-amino-4,6-dideoxy-N-acetyl-beta-L-altrosamine transaminase, producing MIFIKFLPYGKQYIDESDIQDVVDVLKSDFITQGPKIGQFEEALAEYCGSKYAVAFNSGTSALHGAYFAQGIGKGDEVITPPNTFVATSNAALYLNAAPVFTDVEIETGNMDVSKVEEQITEKTKLIVPVHYSGNPVDLKELSEIAEDKDVKIIEDAAHSIGAKYDGEKIGNSKYSEMSIFSFHPVKHITTGEGGAVLTNDENYYQKLLMFRSHGVTKENYVNEPDGDWYYEMHYLGFNYRITDIQATLGLSQLKKLDKFIERRRKIAEMYNKAFENNPFFDTVTEKACCESSYHLFPIIIKDEYKDKKREIFMKLREEGLGVQVHYIPVYLQPYYHDLGYKRGSCPVSEDFYRREISIPMYPSMDNEDVDYAVDKIFKVFKNL from the coding sequence GTGATTTTTATTAAATTTTTACCCTATGGAAAACAGTACATCGATGAAAGCGACATTCAAGATGTTGTAGACGTTTTAAAATCTGATTTCATTACTCAGGGACCTAAAATCGGCCAGTTTGAAGAAGCATTGGCCGAATACTGCGGTTCAAAGTATGCTGTGGCCTTTAATTCAGGTACTTCTGCGCTTCATGGCGCTTATTTTGCACAGGGCATAGGAAAAGGAGATGAGGTTATAACCCCTCCCAATACATTTGTGGCAACGTCCAATGCAGCTTTATATCTAAATGCAGCACCTGTTTTTACTGATGTAGAGATAGAAACAGGAAATATGGATGTTTCTAAGGTTGAAGAACAAATAACAGAAAAAACAAAGTTAATAGTTCCAGTTCACTACAGCGGAAACCCTGTGGATTTAAAGGAATTATCTGAAATAGCTGAAGACAAAGATGTTAAAATTATAGAAGATGCTGCCCATTCCATAGGAGCAAAATACGATGGAGAAAAAATAGGAAACTCAAAATATTCAGAGATGAGTATTTTCAGCTTTCACCCGGTAAAACACATAACCACTGGTGAAGGTGGAGCAGTTTTAACCAATGATGAAAATTATTACCAGAAACTTTTAATGTTCAGGTCTCATGGAGTAACTAAAGAAAATTACGTCAATGAACCTGATGGCGACTGGTACTATGAAATGCATTATCTGGGATTTAATTATCGTATAACTGATATACAGGCCACTTTAGGTTTATCTCAACTTAAAAAATTGGATAAATTCATAGAAAGGCGAAGAAAAATTGCTGAAATGTACAATAAGGCCTTTGAAAATAATCCATTCTTTGATACCGTTACAGAAAAGGCCTGCTGTGAATCTTCTTATCATCTGTTCCCAATTATTATTAAAGACGAATATAAGGATAAAAAGAGAGAAATATTCATGAAACTAAGAGAAGAAGGTTTAGGAGTCCAGGTTCATTATATTCCTGTTTATTTACAACCTTATTATCATGATTTAGGCTATAAAAGGGGTTCATGTCCTGTATCTGAAGATTTTTACCGCAGGGAAATTAGCATCCCTATGTATCCATCTATGGACAATGAAGACGTTGATTATGCTGTAGATAAAATTTTCAAGGTCTTCAAGAACTTATAA
- a CDS encoding glycosyltransferase family 4 protein: MKICFIVISNGWGGGENIVHQLTSSLIKKNINVSIILNNEIKKYFADLDVEIINLGSLFNSKCLYKMILNPEVTSNSPHQKPIMILNLLLMFIYFFRVKNRINDYLNHNKIDIIHSHIEYSDILSYIVKNANENLKWLINMHGPWFSLFYHKSPLSSVSNFLITKFLKMAFKKINKIVFVSEYLYSESEKIFGHVIKDKGVVIHNGINISSINGVKSIELKKGFNILFPGGPKLIKGGDILIESVKRLVNEIPDLNLYIALDVPENHLIRQMVKNYNLENHVNFVGFLNKKKYMAFLNSVDILVMPSRMESFGIVYLEAMALGIPVIASDVGGIPEIIKNQRNGILTSLDPDDVSNAILTLYNDHEKRKNISINNLNDAHKFEWANLVKKYVKLYSQLID, from the coding sequence ATGAAAATTTGTTTTATAGTGATTTCTAATGGATGGGGAGGCGGAGAAAATATTGTTCATCAATTAACAAGTTCTCTGATTAAAAAAAACATAAATGTTTCAATTATATTAAATAATGAGATAAAAAAGTATTTTGCTGACCTTGATGTAGAAATAATCAATTTAGGAAGTCTATTTAATTCTAAGTGTCTATATAAAATGATTTTAAATCCAGAAGTTACTTCAAATTCCCCACATCAGAAACCAATTATGATTCTAAATTTATTATTGATGTTTATTTATTTTTTCAGGGTTAAAAATCGGATAAATGATTATTTGAACCATAACAAGATTGATATCATACATTCTCATATCGAATATTCAGATATTCTGTCTTATATAGTTAAAAATGCTAATGAAAATTTAAAATGGTTAATTAACATGCATGGACCATGGTTTTCCTTATTTTACCATAAATCACCACTTTCATCAGTATCCAACTTCTTAATAACCAAATTTTTAAAAATGGCGTTCAAAAAGATAAATAAAATTGTTTTTGTGAGTGAATATCTTTATAGTGAATCTGAAAAAATATTTGGCCATGTTATCAAGGATAAAGGCGTTGTTATCCATAATGGGATTAATATTTCCAGTATAAATGGTGTAAAATCAATAGAATTAAAAAAAGGGTTCAATATTCTATTTCCAGGAGGTCCAAAGTTAATAAAAGGTGGGGATATATTAATTGAATCTGTAAAGCGTTTAGTTAATGAAATACCTGATCTAAATCTTTATATAGCATTAGATGTCCCTGAAAATCATTTAATAAGGCAAATGGTAAAAAATTATAATCTCGAAAATCATGTTAATTTTGTTGGATTCTTAAACAAAAAAAAATATATGGCTTTTTTAAATTCTGTAGATATTCTTGTAATGCCTTCAAGAATGGAATCATTTGGAATTGTATACTTAGAAGCTATGGCTCTGGGAATCCCAGTTATAGCCAGTGATGTTGGAGGAATACCTGAGATAATAAAAAACCAGCGAAATGGAATATTAACCTCTCTAGATCCTGATGATGTATCTAATGCTATATTAACTTTATATAATGACCATGAAAAGAGAAAAAATATATCTATTAATAATTTAAATGATGCTCATAAATTTGAATGGGCCAATTTAGTTAAAAAGTATGTAAAACTCTATTCACAATTAATTGACTAA